A single Tachypleus tridentatus isolate NWPU-2018 chromosome 9, ASM421037v1, whole genome shotgun sequence DNA region contains:
- the LOC143226301 gene encoding ileal sodium/bile acid cotransporter-like, with product MDFQLKTFISNWFVLCIISATFLQQISCFLENGESVSDVLDSVNVTFHPPKLTQLEEGEVRSVHLFIYLNEEKYIVSSRKSSNYSGIKVTYEEEKTGIIKIVGNKAINITFNSEGLINATFQIKGLFVGYSKVYVNIECFGAMNLYLEGGKDSNENGEDESRSVSNQINTQVQKEYKVSVIRAPWVLRDIFRIFVTIIICINYVNMGCHLDLNMVKNVLKKPGGVIVGFFSQYTVMPLCSYAFGYLLFKEANFRFGVFILGCSPGGSSSNFWTLLLDGDVNLSVTMTFFSSIAAIGMMPLWLFILGRNIIDNKTVEVPFVSIVTTLLSFMGPLLVGMLVRHFKPKWAEISAKIIRPFTIICLLFIITLAVVTNLYIYQLFTWNIILVGFAIAWSGYTVGWLLSWILRFKRPQIIAISLETAMQNSTIAFLVLSTTLPQPEADLTIVPVVAQLQLTTFPLWFLLGIVTIFKILSGRKKSKNLSHDLKEDEYKSKNIELYSSFNTPVESKLQIKKY from the exons ATGGATTTCCAGCTGAAGACATTTATTTCAAATTGGTTTGTATTATGTATAATCAGCGCAACCTTTCTACAACAAATCAGTTGCTTTCTGGAAAATGGTGAAAGTGTTTCTGATGTTCTGGACAGCGTCAATGTTACTTTCCATCCACCGAAACTTACACAACTGGAAGAAGGTGAAGTGAGATCCGTTCATTTGTTTATCTATTTAAACGAAGAAAAATATATCGTCTCTAGTAGGAAGTCCTCAAATTATTCTGGGATTAAAGTAACgtatgaagaagaaaaaacaggCATCATTAAAATTGTGGGAAACAAAGCAATTAATATTACTTTCAATTCCGAAGGCTTAATCAACGCTACTTTTCAAATTAAAGGACTTTTTGTGGGGTACAGCAAAGTCTATGTAAATATTGAATGTTTTGGTGCTATGAATCTATATTTGGAGGGCGGAAAAGATTCAAATGAAAATGGTGAGGACGAAAGTAGAAGTGTTTCAAATCAAATCAACACGCAAGTCCAAAAAGAGTATAAGGTGAGCGTTATTCGTGCGCCGTGGGTGTTAAGAGACATTTTCCGGATTTTCGTCACTATCATTATATGTATTAACTACGTCAATATGGGATGTCATCTAGACCTCAATATGGTAAAAAATGTGCTGAAGAAACCAGGAGGCGTAATAGTGGGGTTCTTTTCTCAATATACTGTTATGCCTTTG tGTTCCTATGCATTTGGTTACCTTTTATTCAAGGAAGCTAATTTCCGCTTTGGAGTTTTTATTCTTGGGTGTTCACCTGGTGGTAGTTCAAGTAACTTTTGGACGTTACTTTTAGATGGAGATGTTAACCTGAGTGTCACTATGACATTTTTTAGCAGTATTGCTGCTATTG GTATGATGCCACTCTGGTTGTTCATCTTAGGAAGGAACATTATTGACAACAAAACAGTTGAAGTGCCATTCGTCAGTATCGTTACTACTTTGCTAAGTTTCATGGGACCCTTGTTAGTTGGTATGCTAGTAAGACATTTCAAACCGAAATGGGCAGAAATTTCTGCTAAAATTATCCGTCCGTTCACGATAATATGTCTCTTGTTCATCATCACTCTCGCTGTTGTTACGAATCTTTATATTTATCAGCTCTTTACGTGGAATATAATTTTAGTTGGGTTTGCTATAGCATGGAGTGGCTATACAGTTGGTTGGCTACTTTCCTGGATTTTGAGATTTAAACGTCCACAAATTATTGCTATTTCCCTTGAAACAGCTATGCAAAATTCGACAATTGCCTTTTTGGTTTTGTCAACAACACTGCCTCAGCCGGAAGCGGATCTTACCATTGTTCCTGTGGTAGCTCAGTTACAGCTAACAACTTTTCCACTGTGGTTTCTGTTAGGTATAGTAACAATCTTCAAAATTCTCAGTGGACGTAAAAAATCCAAAAACCTTTCACACGACTTGAAGGAAGATGAGTACAAATCTAAGAATATTGAACTATATTCATCCTTCAATACACCAGTAGAATCAAAGCTGCAgatcaaaaaatattaa